A region of Cellulophaga sp. RHA19 DNA encodes the following proteins:
- a CDS encoding VCBS repeat-containing protein: MKYLIFYCAILTLFFSCSNQNKEERFTYVTTSDSNLDFNNTIIDNDSLNIVTFQYIYNGGGVGIGDFNNDGLQDVVFTGNQVSSKIYLNKGKLTFLDISEEANFTTNSWVTGVAIVDINADGWDDVYLSVGGPNCNNDCNNLLFINQKLNKNGVPTFKEEAEAYQLNDPRYSQQAVFLDYDLDGDLDVFIGHNGKVRFSQNSPVPKHYMPKELADYLLRNDSKKGVDHPIFTNVSDSLGITYQGFSLGVSVQDINNDNLPDIYVTNDFLTEDLVYLNKGIDTTNNKHRGFSEINKKFLSQQTYNAMGVDIADVTNNGYPDVLVLDMFPENYSRQKSMLGTMNYDKFLTSKRNNYTPQFMHNSLQINNGLLKDSILKASETSNLSGIAATDWSWSPMMVDFDNDGDKDIYITNGYVKDITDLDFINYSKQSTIFGSEDSKNKKLSQLIAKAPGVFVPNYFYENNNSLKFTDVSTNWVSPKNSFSNGAAFADLDNDGDLDIVVNNINQNAFILQNNTTTLEPQSNFLRLKLKGTSKNKKAIGAKVNLWSNGVLQTQYQSLTRGYLSSVEPILHFGVKTTKVDSLQVIWPNNLISTLYNPKINSVLEIDISSAKENNIKTVATATILQTNTSILPFTHKENSGHDFVSQHLLMRQYSKFGPCIAAANVDLKVGDELFIGGSKGEPSTVWTQNKDGVYQITQKLDSIYEDTAASFIDIDNDNDLDIYVASGGSEFAENSPELQDRIYINNGKGVFSLATNNLPKITNIGSCIAANDYDKDGDIDFFIGSRLVKGRYPTTPESSLLQNNSGIFTAIKNDALTGIGMVTDATWQDVNNDGWQDLIVVGEWMSISIFINNNGTLKKSTPNWVNAANKATEVLGWWNTIKAGDFDNDGDIDFIAGNQGENSFVCPKENKPVYVYNKDFDNNGSIDPIVAQYFNDPTKNNVLLPVQTRDDVMKQLVVLKQKYNSYKDFSKPDFVTLLDIKNLDEETLKATTFASSYIENLGNNTFKITKLPQACQLAPINDILVKDINNDGYLDALLVGNDTTAETIYGTTEAIKGVYLKGSENGFKVINTANSGFYVPHQSNHIIEVNTKDNNSLFIATQNNTKTQNFTINKNIK, translated from the coding sequence TTGAAATATCTAATCTTTTATTGCGCCATTCTAACATTATTTTTCTCTTGTTCTAACCAAAACAAAGAGGAACGTTTTACGTACGTTACTACCAGTGACTCAAACCTAGATTTTAATAATACTATTATAGATAATGATAGCTTAAATATAGTTACGTTTCAATACATATATAATGGTGGAGGCGTTGGTATTGGCGATTTTAATAATGATGGTTTACAAGATGTTGTCTTTACAGGAAACCAAGTATCATCTAAAATATACTTAAATAAAGGCAAGCTTACTTTTTTAGATATTTCTGAAGAGGCCAATTTTACTACCAATTCTTGGGTAACAGGTGTTGCAATTGTAGATATTAATGCAGATGGTTGGGATGATGTTTACTTAAGCGTTGGCGGACCAAATTGTAATAACGACTGTAATAACTTACTTTTTATTAATCAAAAATTAAACAAAAATGGTGTACCAACTTTTAAAGAAGAAGCAGAGGCATACCAATTAAACGATCCTAGATACAGTCAACAAGCTGTATTTTTAGATTATGATTTAGATGGTGATTTAGATGTGTTTATTGGTCATAATGGCAAGGTTCGCTTTTCTCAAAATTCACCAGTACCAAAACATTATATGCCAAAAGAATTGGCAGATTATTTACTACGTAATGATAGTAAAAAAGGAGTAGACCATCCTATTTTTACAAATGTTTCAGATTCTTTGGGCATTACATATCAAGGGTTTTCATTGGGTGTAAGTGTACAAGATATTAATAATGACAATCTACCAGATATTTATGTTACAAACGACTTTTTAACAGAAGATTTAGTGTACCTAAATAAAGGTATAGACACTACAAATAACAAGCACAGAGGTTTTTCTGAAATAAATAAGAAATTTTTAAGTCAGCAAACCTATAATGCAATGGGTGTAGATATTGCAGATGTTACCAATAATGGGTATCCAGATGTGCTGGTTTTAGATATGTTTCCTGAAAACTACAGCAGACAAAAAAGTATGTTAGGGACTATGAACTATGATAAGTTTTTAACCTCTAAAAGAAATAATTACACACCGCAGTTTATGCATAATTCTCTGCAAATTAATAATGGATTATTAAAAGATTCTATTTTAAAGGCTAGTGAAACTAGTAATTTGTCTGGTATTGCTGCCACAGACTGGAGTTGGTCTCCTATGATGGTAGATTTTGACAATGATGGTGATAAAGACATATATATTACTAATGGCTATGTAAAAGATATTACAGATTTAGATTTTATAAATTACTCTAAGCAGAGTACTATTTTTGGCTCAGAAGATTCAAAAAACAAAAAATTATCGCAACTAATAGCTAAGGCTCCAGGTGTTTTTGTTCCAAACTATTTTTATGAGAATAACAATAGCTTAAAATTTACAGATGTTAGTACCAATTGGGTTTCTCCTAAAAACTCTTTTAGTAATGGTGCTGCTTTTGCAGATTTAGATAATGATGGAGATTTAGATATTGTAGTAAATAACATAAATCAAAATGCATTTATTCTCCAAAATAACACAACAACTTTAGAGCCACAATCTAACTTTTTAAGGCTAAAGCTTAAAGGAACATCAAAAAATAAAAAAGCAATTGGCGCAAAAGTAAATTTGTGGTCTAATGGTGTATTGCAAACGCAATACCAGTCGCTTACACGTGGTTATTTATCGTCTGTAGAACCAATTCTTCACTTTGGTGTAAAAACTACAAAGGTAGACTCTCTACAGGTTATATGGCCAAACAATTTGATTTCTACTTTGTATAACCCTAAAATTAATTCAGTTTTAGAAATAGATATTTCATCAGCTAAAGAAAACAATATAAAAACAGTTGCAACAGCAACTATATTACAAACCAATACATCTATTTTACCATTTACACATAAAGAAAATAGTGGACACGATTTTGTTTCTCAACATTTATTAATGCGCCAATACTCTAAATTTGGACCGTGTATAGCGGCTGCTAACGTAGATTTAAAAGTTGGAGATGAGCTTTTTATTGGTGGTAGCAAAGGAGAACCTTCTACTGTATGGACACAGAATAAGGACGGAGTTTATCAAATTACTCAAAAATTAGATAGTATTTATGAAGATACTGCGGCTAGTTTTATAGATATAGATAATGATAACGATTTAGATATTTACGTAGCAAGTGGAGGATCTGAGTTTGCTGAAAATTCACCTGAATTACAAGACAGAATTTACATTAACAACGGAAAAGGAGTTTTTTCCTTAGCTACTAATAATTTACCAAAAATAACAAATATTGGGTCTTGTATTGCTGCAAATGATTATGATAAGGATGGCGATATAGACTTTTTTATAGGTAGTAGATTGGTTAAAGGCCGTTACCCAACAACACCAGAAAGTAGCTTATTACAAAATAATTCGGGCATTTTTACTGCTATTAAAAACGATGCTTTAACAGGCATTGGTATGGTTACAGATGCAACGTGGCAAGACGTTAATAATGACGGTTGGCAAGATCTAATTGTAGTAGGAGAGTGGATGTCTATTTCAATTTTTATAAATAACAATGGTACCTTAAAAAAGAGCACTCCTAACTGGGTAAACGCTGCTAATAAAGCCACAGAAGTTTTGGGTTGGTGGAACACCATTAAAGCTGGTGATTTTGATAATGATGGCGATATAGATTTTATTGCTGGTAACCAAGGAGAAAATAGTTTTGTTTGCCCTAAAGAAAATAAACCTGTATACGTCTACAATAAAGATTTTGATAACAACGGAAGTATAGACCCTATTGTGGCGCAGTATTTTAACGACCCAACCAAAAATAACGTTTTACTTCCTGTACAAACTAGAGATGATGTTATGAAACAATTGGTTGTTTTAAAACAGAAATACAATAGCTATAAAGATTTTTCTAAACCAGATTTTGTAACACTATTAGATATAAAAAATTTAGATGAAGAAACGCTTAAAGCAACCACTTTTGCTAGCAGTTACATAGAGAACTTAGGCAATAACACTTTTAAAATAACCAAATTACCACAAGCTTGTCAGCTTGCTCCAATAAACGACATTCTTGTTAAAGACATAAATAACGATGGCTATTTAGATGCCCTTCTTGTTGGTAACGACACTACAGCAGAAACAATTTATGGCACAACAGAAGCTATAAAAGGAGTTTATTTAAAAGGTAGTGAAAATGGATTTAAAGTAATAAACACTGCTAATTCGGGTTTCTACGTACCACATCAATCTAACCATATAATAGAAGTAAATACAAAAGATAACAACAGCTTATTTATTGCAACGCAAAACAATACAAAAACACAAAACTTTACAATTAATAAAAATATAAAATGA
- a CDS encoding RagB/SusD family nutrient uptake outer membrane protein — MKNIYKIKSPFSTLLLVSMVFISSCSDDVLDQPNNNATSTGNFGNTAEQVETAINGAFHPITGTFFWGRIIHTGAFLRSDEYNVIPLDLNTTMSTLQGKPGDRWSTELWQELYKSISRCNNIIVNTSKESIAEEDYNPLVGQAYFLRAFDYWYLLNLYGNVPIIPDTPDFDNLLLNQAPQADVWKQIIEDLEKAETMLPESWDGTNLGRVTSGAATALKGKSYLYMKDWTNAHQTLSTLVGKYALLPASEYGDNFTEANENNAESVFELQFLGQTNFVWGSDIPQTGTMGNFHIDYAPPAKSADNGHIFNPWLKKLFEDNGDTFRRNETLVYDYPGSTGYGGSDYFTDFAEDIAIAEDFGVEPIFSKKYAGLDIGERTEVDRLGTNVGTNWRVIRYSDVLLMLAEALNEDAQTAEAIGYLNMVRERTGSGLTATTAVSQDEVRQAIIEERAMELAGEGHRYFDLVRWGLADDYLGATSLHVTNGAQPNHPKSISGGTFTPGRDEVIWIPNSERDANPNLKQNPNY; from the coding sequence ATGAAAAATATATATAAAATAAAATCGCCTTTTAGTACGCTATTATTAGTATCTATGGTGTTTATCTCTAGTTGTTCTGATGATGTTTTAGATCAACCAAATAATAATGCAACCTCTACAGGGAATTTTGGTAATACAGCAGAACAAGTAGAAACGGCTATTAACGGAGCTTTTCATCCAATAACAGGAACTTTTTTCTGGGGAAGAATTATACACACTGGAGCATTTTTAAGATCAGATGAGTATAACGTAATACCTTTAGATCTTAATACAACAATGTCTACTCTACAAGGTAAACCAGGAGATCGTTGGTCTACAGAGCTTTGGCAAGAACTTTACAAATCTATTTCTAGATGTAATAATATAATAGTTAATACATCTAAAGAAAGTATTGCAGAAGAAGATTACAATCCTTTAGTTGGACAAGCATATTTTTTAAGAGCTTTTGATTATTGGTACTTATTAAACTTATATGGTAATGTTCCTATTATTCCAGATACTCCAGATTTTGACAATCTTTTACTAAACCAGGCTCCACAAGCAGATGTTTGGAAACAAATAATTGAAGACTTAGAAAAAGCAGAAACAATGTTACCTGAAAGTTGGGATGGCACCAATTTAGGTAGAGTAACGTCTGGTGCTGCTACAGCTTTAAAAGGTAAAAGCTATTTGTATATGAAAGACTGGACAAATGCACACCAAACATTAAGTACCTTGGTTGGTAAATATGCCTTATTACCAGCATCAGAATACGGAGATAATTTTACTGAAGCTAATGAAAACAATGCAGAATCTGTATTTGAATTACAATTTTTAGGTCAAACAAACTTTGTTTGGGGTTCAGATATTCCGCAAACTGGTACAATGGGTAATTTTCATATAGATTATGCTCCGCCAGCTAAATCTGCTGACAACGGACATATTTTTAATCCTTGGTTAAAAAAATTGTTTGAAGATAATGGAGATACGTTTAGAAGAAATGAAACTTTAGTTTATGATTACCCTGGTTCTACAGGTTACGGCGGGTCTGACTATTTTACAGATTTTGCAGAAGATATAGCTATTGCAGAAGATTTTGGTGTAGAACCTATATTCTCTAAAAAATATGCTGGTTTAGATATAGGAGAAAGAACAGAAGTTGATAGATTAGGGACTAATGTTGGTACTAATTGGAGGGTTATTAGATATTCTGATGTTTTACTAATGTTAGCAGAAGCATTAAATGAAGATGCACAAACAGCAGAGGCTATAGGATATTTAAATATGGTTAGAGAAAGAACAGGTTCTGGTTTAACAGCAACTACAGCTGTATCTCAAGACGAAGTTAGACAGGCTATAATAGAAGAAAGAGCAATGGAATTAGCTGGTGAAGGTCATCGTTATTTTGATTTAGTACGTTGGGGATTAGCAGACGATTATTTGGGAGCAACATCTTTACACGTAACAAATGGTGCACAACCTAATCATCCAAAATCTATTAGTGGTGGTACGTTTACTCCTGGTAGAGATGAAGTTATTTGGATTCCTAACTCAGAAAGAGATGCTAATCCTAATTTAAAACAGAATCCTAATTATTAA
- a CDS encoding SusC/RagA family TonB-linked outer membrane protein produces the protein MTKQQLKLLFYAAILLIGFVTNAQTNTVTGTVTDGEYPLPDVNISVKGTTNGVISDFDGLYTIKNLTSGDVLVFSYVGYITQEIAYTNQETVNVVMKEDAEALDEVVIVGYGTSSKREATSAVATIKGKEVVNTIASNPTTALQGKLSGIQIEAPGGQPGGSPNVFVRGINSLSNANPLYIVDGLFVDNMDYVNPKDIDDISVLKDAAAAAIYGSRAANGVVLIKTNHGRKNQALKVDFNARVGVDSPSKKLDFINGEQYTNYLNQRFINDGSANSVTWNGVSTDWQEESLQSGIVEDYGLSIYGGGEVSSYFGSVNYFNQDGILVGSGFKRLNARFNSEHQFNKLKITHSLGITEGQLQSNNWYGFDAVTAPTIALFNPNYEGGFDGPSLPIHGPGGLNQYGLASLEDNKETTRTLFTSLKLDYDITDNLSAAVNFGLDYRHRKNYQFTPTFEMTDPNNPIDAVRNLNVVNDLTNYTQEDVNLLFEPTINYKKTFNDLHKVDVVLGYTRFLENQTSNGLYGEDTPSNNTRVASALGTLIQPLGEDNKAALLSYFGRFNYGYDSKYLFSATVRRDASSRFNKDNRVGYFPAFSGAWNISSEDFFESETVNFLKLRVSYGELGSYPDAFYPTQSVFLANQSNTSFGGTLAPGLAQTRLADPDLVWETTKTFDIGVDLAMFNNALKFTADYYTKNVDDALVPISVPSTAGVSLPVIRNAGTLVNNGFEFDLSYKKSDGDFKYNVSTNFSFNLKNEAKDIPATILGPEIDEDLRIVNRTQANSPVGAFYGWTVEDKVNPATGDFVRVDTSGDGIVDENDIGIIGDPTPDFTYGLNFTGEYKNFDIALNFNGVQGNEIYNVGRYYNILWQDGGKLTEVLNSWTPTNTDTNIPRATIADEQGNRAPSSFFVEDGSFFRLKNIELGYKFPNEVLGTDWVKDLRVSLNLQNVFVITSYSGYDPDVASTNGGRANINSGVPGVRAAVNPLLGRGLDARSYPNARTISLGVTASF, from the coding sequence ATGACTAAGCAACAACTTAAGCTTTTGTTTTATGCAGCCATATTACTTATTGGCTTTGTAACAAATGCACAAACAAACACTGTAACAGGTACTGTTACAGATGGGGAATATCCACTACCTGATGTGAATATTTCTGTAAAGGGAACTACCAATGGAGTAATTTCAGATTTTGATGGTCTTTATACTATTAAGAACTTAACTTCTGGTGATGTTTTGGTATTTAGTTATGTTGGGTACATTACTCAAGAAATAGCATATACCAATCAAGAAACTGTAAATGTTGTAATGAAAGAAGATGCAGAAGCATTGGACGAAGTTGTAATTGTTGGTTACGGTACCTCAAGTAAAAGAGAGGCTACTAGTGCAGTAGCTACAATAAAAGGTAAAGAAGTAGTAAATACAATTGCTAGTAACCCAACAACGGCACTGCAAGGTAAACTGTCTGGTATACAAATTGAAGCTCCAGGTGGCCAACCAGGCGGATCTCCAAATGTGTTTGTAAGGGGTATAAACTCTTTAAGTAATGCTAACCCATTATACATTGTAGATGGTTTATTTGTAGACAATATGGATTATGTAAATCCAAAGGATATTGATGATATATCTGTATTAAAAGATGCCGCTGCTGCTGCAATTTATGGTTCTAGAGCAGCAAATGGTGTGGTTTTAATTAAAACAAATCATGGTAGAAAAAATCAGGCTTTAAAAGTAGATTTTAATGCCAGAGTAGGTGTAGATTCTCCAAGTAAAAAATTAGATTTTATTAATGGTGAGCAATATACCAATTACTTAAACCAACGTTTTATTAATGATGGTTCTGCTAACTCTGTAACTTGGAATGGAGTAAGTACAGATTGGCAAGAAGAGTCCTTACAATCTGGTATTGTAGAAGATTACGGATTGTCTATTTATGGTGGCGGTGAAGTTTCATCTTATTTTGGGTCTGTAAACTATTTTAACCAAGATGGTATTTTAGTAGGCTCTGGATTTAAAAGGTTAAATGCAAGGTTTAATTCTGAACATCAATTTAATAAATTAAAAATAACACATTCTTTAGGTATTACAGAAGGGCAGTTACAAAGTAATAATTGGTATGGTTTTGATGCCGTAACAGCACCAACAATTGCATTATTTAATCCAAATTATGAAGGTGGTTTTGATGGGCCTTCTTTGCCTATTCACGGTCCTGGTGGTTTAAACCAGTACGGCTTGGCATCTTTAGAAGATAATAAAGAAACTACAAGAACATTATTTACAAGCTTAAAGTTAGATTATGATATTACAGACAATTTATCTGCCGCTGTAAATTTTGGTTTAGATTATAGACACAGAAAAAATTACCAATTTACTCCAACGTTTGAGATGACAGATCCTAACAATCCAATAGATGCTGTGCGTAACTTAAATGTGGTAAATGATTTAACAAACTATACGCAAGAGGATGTAAACTTGTTGTTTGAGCCTACTATTAATTATAAAAAAACATTTAATGATTTACATAAGGTAGATGTTGTTTTAGGATATACAAGATTTTTAGAAAACCAGACAAGCAACGGTTTGTACGGTGAGGATACTCCTAGTAATAATACAAGAGTGGCTAGTGCTTTAGGTACGTTAATACAACCATTAGGTGAAGATAATAAAGCTGCTTTATTATCTTATTTTGGGCGTTTTAACTATGGGTATGACAGTAAATATTTATTTTCTGCTACAGTTAGGAGAGATGCATCATCTAGATTTAATAAAGACAATAGAGTTGGTTATTTTCCTGCTTTCTCTGGTGCTTGGAATATTAGTAGCGAAGACTTTTTTGAGTCAGAAACAGTTAACTTTTTAAAATTAAGAGTTTCATATGGTGAACTTGGATCTTATCCAGATGCTTTTTACCCAACACAATCAGTATTTTTAGCCAATCAGTCTAACACTAGCTTTGGTGGTACTTTAGCACCTGGACTAGCGCAAACAAGACTAGCAGATCCTGACTTAGTTTGGGAAACAACTAAAACTTTTGATATTGGTGTAGACTTAGCAATGTTTAACAATGCTCTTAAATTTACAGCAGATTATTACACAAAAAATGTAGATGATGCTCTAGTACCTATTAGTGTACCCTCTACTGCTGGTGTTAGTTTACCTGTTATTAGAAATGCTGGTACATTAGTAAATAATGGTTTTGAGTTTGATTTGAGTTACAAAAAATCTGATGGAGACTTTAAATATAATGTAAGCACAAATTTCTCTTTTAACCTTAAAAATGAAGCAAAAGATATACCTGCTACCATATTAGGCCCAGAAATAGATGAAGATTTGCGTATTGTAAACAGAACACAAGCAAATAGCCCTGTTGGTGCTTTTTATGGTTGGACGGTTGAAGACAAAGTTAATCCAGCTACAGGAGATTTTGTACGTGTTGATACTAGTGGAGATGGTATTGTAGATGAAAATGATATAGGTATTATTGGAGATCCAACACCAGATTTTACATATGGTTTAAACTTTACTGGAGAATATAAAAATTTTGATATTGCATTAAACTTTAATGGTGTACAAGGAAATGAAATTTATAACGTTGGTCGTTATTACAACATTTTATGGCAAGATGGCGGTAAACTAACAGAAGTTTTAAACTCCTGGACTCCAACCAATACAGATACAAATATACCAAGAGCTACAATTGCTGATGAGCAGGGTAATAGAGCTCCTTCATCTTTCTTTGTAGAAGATGGTTCTTTCTTTAGATTAAAAAATATAGAACTTGGATACAAATTTCCTAATGAAGTTTTAGGTACTGATTGGGTAAAAGATTTAAGAGTATCACTAAACCTACAAAATGTATTTGTAATTACTAGTTACAGCGGTTATGATCCTGATGTTGCCTCAACAAATGGTGGCCGAGCAAACATTAATTCTGGTGTGCCTGGTGTTAGAGCTGCTGTAAACCCTTTATTAGGCAGGGGTTTAGATGCTAGATCTTATCCAAATGCAAGAACAATTAGTCTTGGTGTAACAGCAAGTTTTTAA
- a CDS encoding GntR family transcriptional regulator, with protein sequence MNELFNKIKELKDESLRSKHEQLVTGIINAINDKDLKKGDRLPSINNMVKEVGFARKTIVRAYEDLKGRGIVESKNFKGYYIANINTKSKLKIALLLYAFQAFHEDFYNTFRKELGKKYQIDIFFHHNNLEVFKNIIDTVNGKYGMYVIAPIPVPEVGVMLRQIPSEKLLIIDRYIEMPQEYSFISQEFENSTYQRLQELYDGIKKYDKMILFYRSDSDYPEGIKNGFTRFIDDYSINGSIQKTHKQGSVKKNTLYFFISDTNLWQVLKDTVQEGYKLGEDVGIITHNDSDAKEIIFNGITTISADFKEMAIEAATFVKDKIAVHKIIPSQIKKRNSL encoded by the coding sequence ATGAATGAGCTTTTTAATAAAATAAAAGAATTAAAAGACGAAAGTTTAAGGTCTAAGCATGAGCAATTAGTAACTGGTATTATAAATGCTATTAATGACAAGGATTTAAAAAAGGGAGATCGTTTGCCTTCTATTAATAACATGGTAAAGGAAGTTGGTTTTGCCCGTAAAACTATCGTTAGGGCTTATGAAGACCTTAAAGGAAGAGGCATTGTAGAGTCTAAAAACTTTAAAGGCTATTATATAGCTAACATAAATACAAAATCTAAGCTAAAAATTGCTTTGTTATTATATGCGTTTCAGGCTTTCCACGAGGATTTTTACAATACATTTAGAAAAGAGCTTGGTAAAAAATACCAAATAGATATTTTTTTTCATCATAATAACCTAGAGGTTTTTAAAAATATAATAGATACTGTTAATGGTAAATATGGGATGTATGTTATAGCGCCTATTCCTGTACCAGAAGTAGGGGTAATGCTACGCCAAATACCATCTGAAAAATTGCTTATTATAGATAGATATATAGAAATGCCACAGGAGTATTCTTTTATTTCTCAAGAGTTTGAAAACTCTACCTATCAAAGACTACAAGAATTATATGATGGTATTAAAAAGTATGATAAAATGATTCTTTTTTATAGAAGTGACTCTGATTATCCAGAAGGTATAAAAAATGGGTTTACAAGGTTTATTGATGATTACTCTATAAACGGATCTATACAAAAAACTCACAAACAAGGTAGTGTTAAAAAAAATACACTTTATTTTTTTATTAGTGATACCAATTTGTGGCAAGTGTTAAAAGACACAGTTCAAGAAGGTTACAAGTTAGGAGAAGATGTAGGTATTATTACGCATAATGATAGTGATGCTAAAGAAATTATTTTTAACGGCATTACCACTATTTCCGCGGATTTTAAAGAAATGGCTATTGAAGCAGCTACATTTGTTAAAGATAAAATTGCTGTTCATAAAATTATTCCCTCTCAAATAAAGAAGAGAAATTCTCTTTAG
- a CDS encoding HPF/RaiA family ribosome-associated protein — protein MNINFHYDGVTASNRLEILVAKKIDKLLNKYDFIVSADIFFKKENTSSPETGKVIGVRLSAPGPRLFSESSEASYEAAITSSVDDLSRQLEKRKAKMKTY, from the coding sequence ATGAATATAAACTTTCACTACGATGGTGTTACAGCAAGTAACCGCTTAGAAATTTTAGTAGCTAAAAAAATTGATAAACTTTTAAACAAGTACGACTTTATTGTAAGTGCAGACATTTTCTTTAAAAAAGAAAATACTTCTTCGCCTGAAACAGGAAAAGTAATTGGCGTACGTTTAAGTGCACCAGGACCTAGATTATTTTCAGAATCTAGTGAGGCATCTTACGAAGCTGCTATAACATCTAGTGTAGATGATTTAAGCAGACAATTAGAAAAAAGAAAAGCTAAAATGAAAACATATTAA